A genomic window from Cloacibacillus evryensis DSM 19522 includes:
- the murJ gene encoding murein biosynthesis integral membrane protein MurJ: MPEAAKNGAVSPETAEKPAETQDPENTIGSKRPDALTGCAAPSSCEARSSENTIGSKRPDALTGCADLPLREAQGFENTTEVKRPDALTGCAAPSSCEARSSENTTGSKRPDALTGMVFHAMRMMAGTLVSRVLGLIREMLTAALFGATRQLDAFFVAYTLANLSRQLLAEGALSASFVPVFSRTLSADGRDSARKLANEALTVLIFGCSFVVAVGLIFAPVFVDIMAPGFASHERALAISLTRIMFPFLMLVSIGALAMGVLNSMGSFFVPAIAPAVSNLVYILFLLAMRSRLSIWNLAVAVLLGGAFHMLLQVYWCGRLKMTLRPALPNRRDPQLRSMMVLFLPYAAGLSLNQLNPVISRMLGSYLAAGSISVLTYADRVLQLPLGLFVIAISQAVLPMLSRQDPNKTGEFRDFIRDAMRFNLFVVLPVAAGLCIVSSEVVHILFYRGAFSVWAWHATATALSLYALGLPGMASSTVIMRAIYARRMPRAAVMITGVTVAVNLCASVILMRFFAYAGLAAASASAFTAASFFAAWMLSRNIGEKLGIFDMKWLWKVMFPLLLMGAALLAFKHILPYPAEAKLLLRVLWLAVSIAGAALIYAVATMALRCPEWRWIKDAARGRAKA, from the coding sequence ATGCCGGAAGCCGCGAAAAACGGCGCCGTTTCGCCGGAGACGGCGGAAAAGCCCGCTGAAACGCAAGATCCCGAAAACACCATAGGGAGCAAGCGTCCCGATGCGCTTACGGGCTGCGCCGCTCCCTCTTCGTGCGAAGCACGAAGTTCCGAAAATACCATAGGGAGCAAGCGTCCCGATGCGCTTACGGGCTGCGCAGACCTCCCCTTGCGCGAAGCGCAAGGATTTGAAAATACCACAGAGGTCAAGCGTCCGGATGCGTTAACCGGCTGCGCCGCTCCCTCTTCGTGCGAAGCACGAAGTTCCGAAAATACCACAGGGAGCAAGCGTCCGGATGCGTTAACCGGCATGGTCTTCCACGCGATGCGCATGATGGCGGGTACGCTCGTCAGCCGCGTGCTCGGCCTCATCCGTGAGATGCTCACCGCGGCGCTCTTCGGGGCGACGCGCCAGCTTGACGCCTTTTTCGTAGCCTACACGCTCGCGAACCTTTCGCGGCAGCTGCTCGCGGAGGGCGCGCTCTCCGCGTCGTTCGTCCCCGTATTCTCGCGGACCCTCTCCGCCGACGGGAGGGACAGCGCGAGAAAGCTTGCGAACGAGGCTTTGACGGTGCTTATCTTCGGATGCAGCTTCGTCGTCGCCGTAGGACTGATATTCGCGCCCGTATTTGTCGATATAATGGCCCCCGGCTTCGCCTCGCACGAACGCGCGCTGGCGATCTCGCTTACGCGCATAATGTTCCCCTTCCTCATGCTGGTCTCCATCGGCGCGCTGGCCATGGGCGTGCTTAACAGTATGGGAAGTTTCTTTGTCCCGGCCATCGCGCCCGCCGTCAGCAACCTTGTCTACATACTCTTCCTGCTTGCCATGAGAAGCAGGCTCTCCATATGGAACCTGGCGGTCGCCGTCCTGCTCGGCGGAGCCTTTCACATGCTGCTGCAAGTCTACTGGTGCGGCAGGCTGAAGATGACGCTGCGCCCGGCGCTGCCCAATCGCCGCGATCCGCAGCTGCGGAGCATGATGGTGCTCTTCCTGCCCTACGCGGCGGGGCTGTCTCTGAACCAGCTCAACCCGGTGATCAGCAGGATGCTCGGCTCCTACCTCGCCGCCGGTTCGATCTCGGTGCTCACCTACGCCGACCGCGTCCTTCAGCTGCCGCTGGGACTCTTCGTCATCGCCATCTCCCAGGCGGTCCTGCCGATGCTGTCGCGCCAGGACCCCAACAAGACGGGGGAATTCCGTGACTTTATCCGCGACGCTATGCGTTTCAACCTCTTCGTCGTACTGCCGGTGGCGGCCGGGCTCTGCATCGTCTCGAGCGAAGTCGTCCACATACTCTTCTATCGGGGGGCTTTTTCGGTATGGGCGTGGCACGCCACGGCGACGGCCCTTTCTCTCTATGCGCTGGGCCTGCCGGGAATGGCGAGCAGTACGGTGATAATGCGCGCCATATATGCGCGCCGCATGCCGCGCGCGGCCGTGATGATCACAGGAGTTACCGTCGCCGTGAACCTCTGCGCCAGCGTCATACTCATGCGTTTTTTCGCCTACGCCGGGCTTGCCGCCGCTTCGGCCTCCGCGTTCACCGCCGCGAGCTTCTTCGCGGCCTGGATGCTTTCGCGCAATATCGGTGAAAAACTCGGCATATTCGATATGAAGTGGCTCTGGAAAGTAATGTTCCCGCTCCTGCTGATGGGGGCCGCGCTGCTGGCCTTTAAGCATATTCTGCCCTATCCCGCGGAGGCGAAACTCCTCTTGCGGGTGCTGTGGCTTGCCGTATCGATAGCGGGCGCGGCTCTGATCTATGCCGTCGCCACGATGGCGCTGCGCTGTCCCGAATGGCGGTGGATAAAGGACGCGGCCAGGGGAAGAGCCAAAGCGTGA
- the tsaD gene encoding tRNA (adenosine(37)-N6)-threonylcarbamoyltransferase complex transferase subunit TsaD, translated as MAEERDRFLTLGIETSCDDTALAVLEGGHNVLAEAISSQIDSHSAYGGVVPELASRMHQEAILPLLERVLAGAGIAEPARELDLIAVTSGPGLMGSLLVGVMTAKALSQGWGVPLIGVNHLEGHIFANAAVSEALKPPFISLIVSGGHTEVVLVRAFGDYELLGSTRDDAAGEAYDKVSKVLGLGYPGGPVIDRLAAGGDPRAFALPLPLASTKEIEFSFSGLKTAAMTLIGDKTALGEEFPLADICASFQKAVVDSLLVKIKLAVNRTGVKRLTVSGGVAANSGLRAALAEYSRAKGVELFLPPRGMCTDNAVMIAAAGYNSYMRGNRSGLRLSPNPSWSIW; from the coding sequence ATGGCGGAGGAGAGAGATAGGTTCCTGACCCTCGGCATCGAAACCAGCTGCGACGACACCGCTCTCGCCGTCCTTGAGGGCGGACATAATGTCCTTGCTGAAGCCATATCGAGCCAGATAGATTCCCACAGCGCTTATGGAGGGGTGGTGCCGGAGCTCGCCTCGCGTATGCACCAGGAGGCGATACTGCCGCTGCTTGAACGCGTGCTCGCCGGGGCTGGGATCGCGGAGCCGGCGCGGGAGCTGGACCTTATCGCCGTCACCTCCGGCCCCGGGCTGATGGGTTCCCTGCTCGTCGGCGTGATGACGGCAAAGGCGCTCTCGCAGGGCTGGGGCGTGCCGCTGATCGGGGTCAACCATCTGGAGGGGCATATCTTCGCGAACGCCGCCGTATCCGAAGCGCTGAAGCCGCCCTTCATCTCGCTGATAGTTTCCGGCGGCCATACCGAAGTGGTGCTCGTCCGCGCCTTCGGAGACTACGAGCTGCTCGGCTCCACGCGTGACGACGCCGCCGGGGAGGCCTACGACAAAGTCTCCAAAGTGCTTGGGCTCGGGTATCCGGGCGGCCCGGTCATCGACCGGCTCGCCGCCGGAGGAGATCCCCGCGCCTTCGCGCTGCCGCTGCCGCTTGCCTCCACAAAAGAGATAGAATTCAGCTTCAGCGGCCTCAAAACCGCCGCGATGACGCTCATCGGTGACAAGACCGCGCTCGGCGAGGAATTTCCGCTGGCGGACATCTGCGCCTCGTTTCAAAAGGCTGTGGTCGACAGCCTGCTCGTGAAAATAAAACTGGCGGTCAACCGCACCGGGGTGAAACGTCTCACCGTATCCGGCGGGGTCGCCGCGAATTCCGGGCTGCGCGCCGCCCTGGCGGAATATTCGCGCGCAAAAGGCGTGGAGCTCTTTCTGCCGCCGCGCGGGATGTGCACCGACAACGCGGTGATGATCGCCGCCGCCGGCTATAACTCCTACATGCGCGGGAACCGCTCCGGCCTGCGTCTCTCGCCGAATCCCTCGTGGAGCATCTGGTAA
- a CDS encoding HipA domain-containing protein, which translates to MMDRAGIKRYEAKKRLRHMEDFCQITEHMTENKYRGSMELVAKNLRRYSAAPGYDLSILLDTAVFIFLTGNSDMHLKNFSLIYDGGERRLAPAYDLLSTRLVIPAKDDPEEFAMPMNGKKSNFKEADFLKFTESAGLNEKHYKRAAARFAKRLPAMLDLIERSFLPEEKRCQYRELIAARAARLKILPDRV; encoded by the coding sequence ATGATGGACAGAGCCGGCATAAAAAGGTATGAAGCCAAAAAGAGGCTGAGGCACATGGAAGATTTCTGCCAGATCACGGAGCATATGACGGAAAATAAATACCGGGGATCAATGGAGCTTGTCGCGAAGAATCTGCGCCGTTATTCCGCGGCACCGGGCTACGACCTCTCCATTCTGCTTGACACGGCGGTCTTTATCTTCCTCACCGGCAACAGCGATATGCACCTGAAAAATTTTTCGCTTATTTACGACGGAGGAGAAAGGAGGCTCGCTCCCGCCTACGATTTGCTCTCAACACGGCTGGTCATTCCCGCAAAGGACGACCCCGAGGAGTTTGCCATGCCGATGAACGGCAAAAAGAGCAATTTTAAAGAGGCCGATTTCCTTAAGTTTACCGAGTCGGCGGGGCTGAACGAAAAGCATTACAAAAGGGCGGCGGCCCGATTCGCAAAACGGCTCCCCGCGATGCTCGACCTCATAGAGCGGAGCTTCCTGCCGGAGGAGAAACGCTGTCAATATCGGGAGCTGATCGCCGCCCGCGCGGCAAGGTTAAAAATTCTACCCGACAGGGTATAA
- a CDS encoding redox-sensing transcriptional repressor Rex: protein MPNTKPLSISRQSLQRMPLYLEHLKKLRADGSSHVSAAFLAAELGLHPVQVRKDLAAVSKVDGNPRVGFALEGLIEDMAEFLGCKNAHEAVVAGVGNLGRALLSYKNFDRYGLSIIAGFDSDPAIIGTTVHDKEIFNVSRLSELCGRFAVHIGIITAPAQFAQDICDAMVLGGIKAIWNFAPVHLNIPDDVIITNENLAASFAALSSRLRQRGEGLGV, encoded by the coding sequence GTGCCAAATACAAAACCTTTAAGCATATCACGACAATCATTGCAGCGCATGCCGCTCTACCTTGAGCATCTCAAGAAGCTGCGCGCCGACGGCAGCAGCCATGTGTCGGCGGCCTTTCTCGCGGCGGAGCTGGGGCTCCACCCGGTACAGGTGAGGAAGGATCTCGCCGCGGTCTCAAAGGTCGACGGCAACCCGCGCGTTGGCTTCGCGCTCGAAGGGCTGATCGAGGATATGGCGGAGTTTCTCGGCTGCAAAAATGCCCACGAGGCGGTCGTCGCCGGCGTGGGGAACCTTGGACGCGCCCTTCTTTCATACAAAAACTTCGACCGTTACGGCCTTTCGATCATCGCCGGCTTTGACAGCGACCCCGCAATTATCGGGACGACGGTCCACGACAAAGAGATCTTCAACGTGTCGCGGCTTTCCGAACTCTGCGGCCGCTTCGCGGTCCATATCGGCATCATCACGGCCCCCGCGCAGTTCGCCCAGGATATCTGCGACGCGATGGTGCTCGGCGGCATCAAGGCGATCTGGAACTTCGCCCCCGTACACCTCAATATTCCCGACGATGTGATAATAACGAACGAAAACCTCGCAGCCTCGTTCGCGGCGCTGTCAAGCAGGCTGCGCCAGCGCGGGGAAGGTCTTGGCGTATGA
- a CDS encoding GDSL-type esterase/lipase family protein, whose product MKIVCLGCSLTAGYGVSREDSWVGILSRTTCDTWINAGICGDTTGGMLARLGESVFSHSPDSALLMGGINDILASGSWDCARANMMAMVHQCVARGIRPIVGIHIPLYPQTPHPYGSFLNFTLVAEQAQAYAGWLRLFAGGLRLRTIDFGRAYEAYIGESGWSRAYLPDGLHPSVEGNRVMADTAARQRFLHQNPGNT is encoded by the coding sequence ATGAAAATTGTGTGCTTGGGATGCAGTCTTACCGCCGGCTACGGCGTCAGCCGGGAGGATAGCTGGGTAGGTATTCTCTCCAGGACGACGTGTGATACGTGGATCAACGCCGGCATCTGCGGCGACACTACCGGCGGCATGTTGGCACGGCTTGGGGAAAGCGTTTTTTCCCATTCGCCCGACAGCGCGCTGCTGATGGGCGGGATCAACGATATTCTCGCCTCCGGCTCCTGGGATTGCGCCAGAGCGAACATGATGGCTATGGTACATCAGTGCGTCGCCCGGGGTATCCGTCCCATCGTCGGCATCCACATCCCCCTTTACCCTCAGACGCCGCACCCGTACGGATCATTTTTGAATTTTACGCTCGTGGCGGAGCAGGCGCAGGCTTATGCCGGCTGGCTTCGCCTTTTCGCCGGAGGACTCCGGCTGCGGACGATAGATTTCGGCAGAGCTTATGAAGCCTACATCGGTGAATCAGGCTGGAGCAGGGCGTATCTGCCGGACGGGCTTCACCCGTCCGTGGAAGGGAATCGCGTCATGGCCGATACGGCGGCGCGGCAGCGGTTTTTGCATCAAAATCCCGGAAATACATAA
- the gcvT gene encoding glycine cleavage system aminomethyltransferase GcvT — MEHKTALYDRHVELGGKMVPFAGYMLPVQFKKGILEEHMIVREHVGMFDCSHMGEARLDGPDALKNVNNLFSNSFDSMKDGSCRYSIMLYEDGGCIDDLIVYRRSQDSYYVIINASNAAKDVGWIRDHLIGDVKLTDMCDGYSQIAVQGPEALKMNSIISGSPLPEKYYTFTEHVIIAGVDCFISRTGYTGSFGYELFMPNEGAVAVWNALLEIGVEPCGLGSRDTLRTEAALPLYGHEITEVIDPLTAGLNFAVKMDKPDFIGKSGLVKRGTPTKKRVGIKVVGRGVIRDHQDVYDGDKLVGFVSSGTFMAWINASAGMAFVEPDVAVEGKRLEVDVRGRRVPVEVVPLPFYNTAREVPVLK; from the coding sequence ATGGAACACAAGACCGCTTTGTACGATCGTCATGTAGAGCTGGGGGGAAAGATGGTTCCTTTCGCCGGATATATGCTGCCGGTCCAGTTCAAAAAAGGTATTCTTGAGGAACATATGATCGTCCGCGAGCACGTCGGCATGTTTGACTGCAGCCACATGGGCGAGGCGCGCCTGGACGGGCCCGACGCCCTTAAGAACGTCAACAATCTCTTCAGCAACAGCTTTGACAGCATGAAGGACGGCAGCTGCCGGTATTCTATCATGCTTTACGAGGACGGCGGCTGCATCGACGACCTGATCGTCTACCGCCGCAGTCAGGACAGCTACTACGTGATCATCAACGCCTCCAACGCGGCGAAGGACGTAGGCTGGATACGCGATCATCTCATCGGCGACGTCAAACTGACCGACATGTGCGACGGCTACTCGCAGATCGCGGTGCAGGGCCCCGAGGCGCTGAAGATGAACAGCATTATCAGCGGCTCCCCGCTTCCGGAAAAGTATTACACGTTTACGGAGCATGTGATCATCGCCGGAGTGGACTGCTTTATCTCCCGCACGGGTTACACCGGATCGTTCGGCTACGAGCTCTTCATGCCCAACGAGGGCGCCGTCGCGGTATGGAACGCACTGCTTGAGATCGGCGTCGAACCCTGCGGATTGGGTTCGCGCGACACGCTGCGCACAGAGGCGGCGCTCCCGCTCTACGGACACGAGATCACCGAAGTTATCGACCCGCTGACGGCCGGCCTCAATTTCGCCGTCAAGATGGACAAGCCGGACTTCATCGGCAAGTCGGGGCTCGTCAAGCGCGGAACGCCTACGAAGAAACGCGTCGGCATTAAGGTGGTCGGCCGCGGCGTCATACGCGACCATCAGGACGTGTACGATGGCGACAAGCTGGTCGGCTTCGTCTCTTCCGGCACGTTCATGGCATGGATAAACGCAAGCGCCGGCATGGCCTTTGTGGAGCCGGACGTAGCGGTCGAAGGCAAGCGCCTCGAAGTCGACGTCCGCGGCAGGAGAGTCCCCGTCGAGGTCGTCCCGCTGCCCTTCTACAACACGGCGCGCGAAGTTCCCGTTCTTAAGTAA
- the gcvH gene encoding glycine cleavage system protein GcvH translates to MNIQSDLKYTKSHEWVKDLGGNCALLGLDDYAQDQLGELVFINLPEVGDEVTAGEAFGDVESVKAVSDVFSGVTGKVAEANAELADKPQKVNEDPFGAWLIKVEDITAYGDLMDAKEYEAYCASL, encoded by the coding sequence ATGAATATTCAGAGCGATCTTAAGTACACGAAATCACACGAGTGGGTCAAAGACCTCGGCGGCAACTGCGCGCTTCTCGGCCTTGACGATTATGCCCAGGATCAGCTTGGCGAGCTCGTATTCATCAACCTGCCCGAAGTCGGCGACGAAGTGACGGCGGGAGAGGCTTTCGGCGACGTTGAAAGCGTAAAGGCCGTATCGGACGTATTCTCCGGCGTTACCGGCAAAGTTGCCGAGGCCAACGCGGAGCTGGCCGACAAACCCCAGAAGGTCAATGAGGACCCGTTCGGCGCCTGGCTTATCAAGGTCGAGGATATCACGGCCTACGGAGATCTGATGGACGCGAAAGAGTACGAAGCATACTGCGCATCGCTGTAA
- the gcvPA gene encoding aminomethyl-transferring glycine dehydrogenase subunit GcvPA yields MGSYVPSTMEQRLEMLKAVGVASFDELYADVPESMRLKEGALDLPDGMSEMEVLARMKEMAGKNKVFPSIFRGAGAYCHYIPSIVKRITSKEEFVTAYTPYQSEISQGILQSIFEYQTMICELTGMDASNASVYDGATAAAEAAAMCHDRKRSKVVVSGAAHPDVIKVMRTYCFGSNSECVVVPPKDGGTDLEALKAAMDDATSCVYVQQPSFSGILEDCTAAAEAAHAAGAKFIMGINPIAAAIVKTPAECGADIAVGEGQPLGIPMGFGGPYLGFMACTEKMQRKLPGRIVGQTSDAKGNRCFVLTLQAREQHIRREKASSNICSNEALCALTAAVYMAVMGPEGMRKTAEQCFAKAHYLAARITSLPGFKMVNPGEFFHEFVTTSPVCAKKLLDALEEKGILGGLPVEGGILWCATEMNGTEQIEELVSVLKEVSGK; encoded by the coding sequence ATGGGCAGTTACGTCCCATCCACAATGGAACAGCGGCTTGAGATGCTCAAAGCCGTAGGCGTGGCCTCTTTCGACGAGCTGTACGCCGACGTTCCGGAGAGCATGCGCCTTAAAGAAGGCGCGCTGGACCTCCCCGATGGAATGTCCGAGATGGAAGTTCTGGCCCGCATGAAAGAAATGGCGGGCAAAAACAAGGTCTTCCCGTCCATTTTCCGCGGAGCCGGCGCCTACTGTCATTACATACCGTCGATAGTCAAACGCATAACCTCCAAAGAGGAGTTCGTTACGGCATACACTCCGTACCAGTCTGAGATCAGCCAGGGGATACTGCAGTCCATCTTCGAATATCAGACGATGATCTGCGAGCTTACCGGCATGGACGCGTCAAACGCTTCCGTCTACGACGGCGCGACCGCGGCCGCCGAGGCTGCCGCCATGTGCCACGACCGCAAGCGCAGCAAAGTCGTCGTCTCCGGCGCGGCTCACCCCGACGTCATTAAGGTAATGCGGACATACTGCTTCGGCTCCAACTCGGAGTGCGTGGTCGTCCCCCCGAAAGACGGCGGAACTGACCTTGAGGCGCTGAAGGCGGCCATGGACGACGCGACGTCATGCGTCTATGTCCAGCAGCCGAGCTTCAGCGGGATACTTGAGGACTGCACTGCCGCGGCCGAAGCCGCGCACGCCGCCGGAGCCAAGTTCATCATGGGCATAAACCCCATCGCCGCGGCGATCGTAAAGACGCCGGCCGAATGCGGAGCCGATATCGCCGTAGGCGAGGGACAGCCGCTCGGCATCCCGATGGGCTTCGGAGGACCGTACCTCGGTTTCATGGCCTGCACGGAAAAGATGCAGCGCAAGCTGCCGGGCCGCATCGTCGGACAGACCTCCGACGCCAAGGGGAACAGATGCTTCGTCCTGACGCTTCAGGCCCGCGAGCAGCATATCCGCCGCGAAAAAGCGTCCTCCAACATCTGCTCCAACGAGGCGCTCTGCGCCCTCACCGCGGCCGTATACATGGCCGTCATGGGCCCGGAGGGCATGCGGAAGACGGCCGAACAGTGCTTCGCGAAGGCGCACTATCTGGCCGCGAGGATCACATCGCTCCCCGGTTTCAAAATGGTCAATCCCGGCGAGTTCTTCCATGAATTTGTGACGACCTCTCCCGTCTGCGCGAAAAAGCTGCTCGACGCTCTCGAAGAGAAGGGCATCCTGGGCGGCCTCCCCGTAGAGGGCGGCATCCTGTGGTGCGCCACCGAGATGAACGGCACGGAGCAGATAGAAGAGCTTGTTTCCGTACTTAAGGAGGTGTCGGGCAAATGA
- the gcvPB gene encoding aminomethyl-transferring glycine dehydrogenase subunit GcvPB, with the protein MKLIYERSVPGRESAILPASALPFGGISAGMKREKPLRLPELSEVDVCRHYTALNKQVYGVNCGFYPLGSCTMKYNPAVNEEVAALPGFQNIHPLQPEETVQGCLEVLEALGSRLCELVGMDAMTFQPAAGAHGEFTGLLLIKAYLRDNGGAARNKIIVPDSAHGTNPASTSMTGFQIVNIPSAQDGSVDLDALRAAVGPDTAGLMLTNPNTLGMFDKNILEITRIVHEAGGLCYYDGANMNAIMGTARPGDMGFDVIHLNLHKTFSTPHGGGGPGAAAVGAKEILAKYLPGRSAVKTETGYAFKDDPASIGAVRSFYGNFLVCVRALCYVLSLGGKGLHEASQNAVLNANYLRVLLKKHCPTSNEGLCMHEFVLTLEELHKETGVSASDLAKGMLDCGMHPPTMYFPLIVHEALMFEPTETETKDTLDEAAEAVISLLKEARSNPEALHSAPVTTPIGRPDEVAAARTPIIRCALD; encoded by the coding sequence ATGAAGCTGATCTACGAAAGAAGCGTCCCCGGACGCGAAAGCGCGATCCTGCCTGCGAGCGCTCTGCCGTTCGGCGGTATCTCCGCCGGCATGAAGCGCGAGAAGCCCCTTCGCCTGCCGGAACTTTCCGAGGTGGACGTATGCCGTCACTATACCGCTTTGAACAAGCAGGTTTACGGCGTCAACTGCGGATTCTATCCCCTCGGATCCTGCACGATGAAGTATAACCCGGCCGTCAACGAAGAGGTCGCGGCGCTCCCCGGTTTCCAGAACATACACCCGCTGCAGCCGGAAGAGACTGTCCAGGGATGCCTTGAAGTCCTTGAGGCGCTCGGCAGCCGCCTCTGCGAGCTCGTGGGCATGGACGCCATGACGTTCCAGCCCGCCGCGGGCGCGCACGGCGAGTTCACCGGCCTGCTGCTTATAAAAGCCTATCTGCGCGATAACGGCGGAGCGGCGAGGAACAAGATCATCGTTCCCGACTCCGCTCACGGAACGAATCCCGCCTCCACCTCCATGACGGGCTTCCAGATCGTGAACATCCCATCCGCCCAGGACGGCAGCGTCGACCTCGACGCGCTGCGCGCGGCGGTCGGCCCCGATACGGCCGGCCTGATGCTCACGAACCCGAACACGCTCGGCATGTTTGACAAAAATATTCTTGAGATCACGCGCATCGTCCACGAAGCCGGCGGCCTCTGCTACTACGACGGTGCCAATATGAACGCCATCATGGGCACGGCGCGCCCCGGAGATATGGGCTTTGACGTCATCCACCTTAACCTGCACAAGACCTTCTCCACGCCTCACGGCGGAGGCGGTCCCGGAGCGGCGGCGGTCGGAGCCAAGGAGATACTTGCGAAGTATCTGCCGGGCCGTTCCGCCGTAAAGACGGAAACAGGCTACGCCTTTAAGGACGATCCCGCCTCCATCGGCGCGGTCCGTTCCTTCTACGGCAACTTCCTGGTCTGCGTCCGCGCGCTCTGCTACGTTCTTTCGCTCGGAGGCAAGGGCCTGCACGAAGCCTCGCAGAACGCGGTGCTGAACGCAAATTACCTGCGCGTCCTGCTGAAGAAGCACTGCCCGACCTCCAACGAGGGCCTCTGTATGCACGAGTTCGTCCTGACGCTGGAAGAGCTGCATAAGGAAACGGGCGTTTCGGCGAGCGATCTGGCCAAGGGAATGCTGGACTGCGGCATGCACCCGCCGACGATGTACTTCCCGCTGATCGTCCACGAGGCGCTGATGTTCGAGCCAACCGAGACGGAGACGAAGGATACGCTGGATGAGGCCGCGGAAGCCGTAATATCGCTTCTGAAAGAGGCGCGGAGCAACCCCGAAGCGCTTCACAGCGCGCCCGTCACCACCCCGATCGGGCGTCCCGACGAAGTCGCCGCGGCGCGTACTCCTATCATCCGCTGCGCGTTAGACTGA
- a CDS encoding lipoate--protein ligase — protein MINRAVFVIADGAVPYRNQAVEEYLMRTVEAGSCVLYLWQNQRTVVIGRNQNGRAECRVELLEKDGGYLARRLSGGGAVFHDLGNLNFSFIAADPDYSVARQQGVILAAVRSLGLSAELSGRNDITVGGRKFSGNAFMSSGRRHCHHGTLLISADTSDMAKYLNVDKDKLESKGVRSVRSRVVNLSELDGGITVETMTSALREAFGGEYDVEPENLAVSDLDEALLDSMTQKFASPEWRLEAEPDFVFRRKRRFDWGGAELCLTVSEGNVTAARLFTDALDPDFSETVEKTLTGAAFTTDSLRGALIGTNCREERERMLLDISSLLMEAE, from the coding sequence ATGATAAACAGAGCCGTTTTTGTCATTGCAGACGGAGCAGTCCCTTATCGCAACCAGGCCGTTGAAGAATATCTTATGCGGACTGTCGAGGCGGGGAGCTGCGTCCTCTATCTCTGGCAAAACCAGAGAACGGTCGTTATCGGCCGCAATCAAAACGGCCGCGCCGAATGCCGCGTAGAATTGCTTGAAAAGGACGGCGGGTATCTTGCCCGCCGTCTTTCAGGAGGAGGCGCGGTCTTCCACGATCTGGGGAACCTGAACTTTTCCTTTATCGCGGCGGACCCCGATTACAGCGTCGCGCGGCAGCAGGGGGTCATCCTCGCGGCCGTGCGCTCACTGGGACTCTCCGCGGAGCTCTCGGGCCGCAACGACATCACCGTCGGAGGCCGGAAATTTTCCGGCAACGCCTTCATGTCAAGCGGCAGACGCCATTGCCACCACGGCACGCTGCTCATCAGCGCCGACACGTCTGATATGGCTAAATATCTGAACGTGGACAAGGATAAGCTGGAGAGCAAGGGCGTCCGCTCCGTCCGTTCGAGGGTCGTGAATCTCTCCGAGCTCGACGGCGGCATCACTGTGGAGACGATGACCTCGGCCCTGCGCGAGGCATTCGGCGGCGAATACGACGTCGAGCCGGAAAATTTGGCGGTCTCGGATCTTGACGAAGCGCTCCTTGATTCCATGACGCAAAAGTTCGCCTCTCCGGAATGGCGGCTCGAGGCGGAGCCGGATTTCGTTTTCCGCAGAAAACGGCGTTTTGACTGGGGCGGGGCCGAACTGTGCCTCACCGTCTCGGAGGGCAATGTAACCGCCGCGCGCCTTTTTACGGACGCGCTCGATCCGGATTTCTCGGAAACGGTAGAAAAAACTTTAACGGGAGCCGCTTTTACGACGGACTCTCTCCGCGGCGCGCTCATAGGCACAAATTGCCGGGAGGAGCGGGAACGTATGCTCCTCGACATCTCTTCTCTCTTGATGGAGGCGGAATAA